The window TCCTCGGGCTTCACCGGCTCGCCCTGCGTCCTGCCCGCCAGCCCCTGCATGGTCGCGCTGAGCGAGCCGGCTTCCTGGCCCAGGCCGGCGAAGCGCTCCATGAGCGACTGGTACACCCGCGTGCGCTCCTGCAGTTCCTGCGCGCGGCTGTTCACCTCGGAGGCCAGGGCCTGCTGGCGATCCCTCCAGCCATTGAGCACGCCCAGCAGCGAGCGCATGTGCGCCACCAGCCGCTCGTCGCAGTCCGCCACGGAGTTGAGCAGGTGGCCCATCTTCTCCAGGTGCTTCTGCGCGCGCAGGGGCCCGGTGCGGACCTCCTGGGCGAGGGACTCGAACTTGCGCAGCTCCTCCTCGATGGCCGCCGCGGCGGCCACCAGCTCGGAGGATTCGGACTGCTGCCGCTTGCTCATGGGGACGGCTCCAGACATGGGCGGGGAGGATTCCCCTCTACCTAGCTAGCACCAGACGCGGCCGGTCTCACGTCCCAGGTTGGGCCGGAGCCACCGGTGCCGGGGAGGACGCCGGGTGAATCAGCGTCACCTTGGGTCCCACGAAGGTATGGCGCTGGAAGGCCATCCAGTAGAGGACGAGCAGGGCCAGACAGCCGGCGAACGTGTAGCCCGCCAGCTCGTTGGGCGGCAGGACGAAGAGCACCATGATGGCCGCGCACCAGGCGAGCGCCACCCCGTTGATGAGGGACGAGAAGCGCCCCAGGTCCCACGGGCCCCGGTGGGACCAGGTGCCATTGCGCCGGGCCCGCCAGCCCACCCAGATGGGCACGGCATACGAGGCGTAGAGCGCCAGCGTGCTGAGCGCCACCATGGCCGCGTAGGCCCCGCTCCAGATGGCCACCACGAAGGCCGCCACCACGGACACCCAGACGGCCACATGCGGGCTGCGGAAGCGCGGCGACACACGCGCCAGCAGCGGCGAGGCCGGCAGCCCCCCGTCGCGCGCGAAGGCGAAGAGCATGCGCGAGTTGGACGTCACCGAGGACAGCCCGCAGAACCACATGGCCCCGATGGCGACCCACACCAGCGCCCCGCCGAGCGCGGGCCCGAGCGAATCGCGCAGCACGTACAGGAAGGGGTTGGGCGCGTCGGCCGCGACCGGCAAGTCCCGGATGGCCAGCGTCACCCCCACCAGCAGCACGTAGCCCACCACCGCGCTCACCGCCACGGACAGGAAGATGCCCCAGGGGGCGTTGCGCGTCGGATCCTTCGTCTCCTCGGACACGTGGGCGCTCGCGTCGTAGCCGGTGAACGTCCACTGCGCCTGCAACAGGCCGATGAGGAAGCCGTAGGAGTAGACGTGATCCTCGGCGGTGAAGCGCGTGAAGAGGAAGCCCAGGTCGCGCCGGGGCGCGAAGGCCACCAGCGCGCCGATGAGCAGCGCCACCCCGGCCACGTGGTACCAGGCCGACAGGTTGTTGAGCAGCGCCACCGCGCGCACGCCCACGTGGTTGAGCACCGCGTGGGAGGCGAGGATGGCCGCGTAGAGCGGCAGCACGTAGCCGCGCTCGCGGGGCCAGCCGAGCATGTCCGCGACGAACTCCGCGAGGCCGTAGTCGATGCCCGCGGTGATGGCGAACTGGCCGATGGTGTTCAGCCACGCCGTGAAGAAGCCCACCCGGGGCCCGCCCAGCATGGCGGACCAGTGGTAGAGCGCTCCCGCCGTGGGGAACGAGGAGGCGAGCTGGGCGAGGCTCGCCGCCACCATCAGCGTCATCACCGCCACCAGGGGCCAGCCCACCGTCATGACGAAGGGCCCGCCAAAGCGCAAACCATGGCCGTAGAGCGTCACGGCTCCGGTGAGGATGGAGATGATGGAGAAGGAGACGGCGAAGTTGGAGAAACCGCCCATCTCCCGGAGGAGTTGCTGCGCATAGCCCAGGCGCTGCAACTGAGCCGCATCCGCGTCGAGCGAGGCACCCTTCGGGTCGTTGTCCATGGACCAGCACTATGTCCACTGGCGCCAGCGGACGAAAAGGGCCGGTCTCGCGGAATGTGGGCTCGTCACCGCTCCGGGGCGCAACGCCCGTCCCCCGGGCTCACGGGCCCGGGTTCGGCGCGGGGGCGGCCGGGGGCGCCCGGGGCGCGGGGGCGGCCGGAAACGCCGGGGGAAACGGCGGCACCGGGGGCATCGGGAAGGAATGGGTGTTCATCTCCGCCTCCAGCTTCCGCCAGGTGTCGGGGCCGAGGATCTTCTTGATGGTCACCATCAACGCCACCCGATTCTGCCGCACGGCCGTCTCGGCGCGGCCCACCTTCTCCACCAGATCCTTCACGGTGGACTCATTGGGGGCGTCCTGACGCAGCTCCCGCTCCAGCGCCAGTTGCGTGCGCTTGTGCTCCGCCTCCAGGGAGATGATTTCCTGGTTGGAGTCGAAGATGAGATCCTGGACCTTGCGCACCGTGGCCTTGGG is drawn from Cystobacter fuscus DSM 2262 and contains these coding sequences:
- a CDS encoding periplasmic heavy metal sensor, which gives rise to MMKNLWCVLGILGAVPAFAQDKQTVVTVNAEKGSGSERSVHIVRTRGGPLGPASSGIPPELVEKLELPKATVRKVQDLIFDSNQEIISLEAEHKRTQLALERELRQDAPNESTVKDLVEKVGRAETAVRQNRVALMVTIKKILGPDTWRKLEAEMNTHSFPMPPVPPFPPAFPAAPAPRAPPAAPAPNPGP
- a CDS encoding amino acid permease, translated to MDNDPKGASLDADAAQLQRLGYAQQLLREMGGFSNFAVSFSIISILTGAVTLYGHGLRFGGPFVMTVGWPLVAVMTLMVAASLAQLASSFPTAGALYHWSAMLGGPRVGFFTAWLNTIGQFAITAGIDYGLAEFVADMLGWPRERGYVLPLYAAILASHAVLNHVGVRAVALLNNLSAWYHVAGVALLIGALVAFAPRRDLGFLFTRFTAEDHVYSYGFLIGLLQAQWTFTGYDASAHVSEETKDPTRNAPWGIFLSVAVSAVVGYVLLVGVTLAIRDLPVAADAPNPFLYVLRDSLGPALGGALVWVAIGAMWFCGLSSVTSNSRMLFAFARDGGLPASPLLARVSPRFRSPHVAVWVSVVAAFVVAIWSGAYAAMVALSTLALYASYAVPIWVGWRARRNGTWSHRGPWDLGRFSSLINGVALAWCAAIMVLFVLPPNELAGYTFAGCLALLVLYWMAFQRHTFVGPKVTLIHPASSPAPVAPAQPGT